A genomic region of Rhizobium sp. NXC24 contains the following coding sequences:
- a CDS encoding methyl-accepting chemotaxis protein codes for MTAAQSMERRPEQRAVTPRSMRVVTEGIGKDLERFSTDNTNVVKQIKLLAINALIEAARAGETGKGFAVVANEVQRLAQIATDIASKFEDNVLGRIGVTRGMAEALVGEMEGVRLTDLAQTLVQLIVRNLFERTADVRWWATDTALWEALQDPQPQRLAFAAERLGVINRFYTVYLDLVVTDMKGQVIASANPAYQRKLAGANLAADPWFRAAVACQSGDDYIVDEVKPSELHDRRNVLVYATGIREGGRTDGRQIGTLGVYFDWQNQGQAIVDKEANLPPQVAEKTVVMLLDGKKRVIACSDPKLMFSHFALANPEGMTRGSYYDNNGAIVAYAKTLGYEDYDGLGWYGVVVQQTEADDAIKAAFNLK; via the coding sequence ATGACAGCAGCCCAATCGATGGAGCGGCGCCCTGAGCAGCGTGCGGTAACACCGCGCTCGATGCGGGTCGTCACCGAAGGCATCGGCAAGGATCTGGAGCGCTTCAGCACCGACAACACCAATGTCGTCAAGCAGATCAAGCTTCTTGCGATCAACGCGCTTATCGAGGCGGCCCGCGCCGGCGAAACCGGCAAGGGCTTCGCGGTGGTCGCCAACGAGGTTCAGCGCCTGGCGCAGATCGCAACCGACATCGCGAGTAAATTTGAAGATAACGTTCTCGGCCGTATCGGTGTCACCCGCGGCATGGCCGAAGCGCTGGTCGGGGAGATGGAAGGCGTTCGGTTGACCGATCTTGCCCAGACGCTGGTGCAGCTCATCGTCCGCAATCTCTTCGAGCGCACCGCCGACGTCCGCTGGTGGGCGACCGACACTGCGCTGTGGGAGGCGCTTCAGGACCCGCAGCCGCAACGCCTGGCCTTCGCCGCCGAACGTCTGGGCGTCATCAACCGCTTCTATACGGTCTATCTCGATCTGGTCGTGACCGACATGAAGGGACAGGTCATCGCCTCGGCCAATCCCGCCTACCAGCGCAAGCTCGCGGGCGCCAATCTCGCCGCGGATCCCTGGTTCAGGGCAGCCGTCGCCTGCCAATCGGGTGACGACTATATCGTCGACGAAGTCAAACCCAGCGAGTTGCACGACCGGCGCAATGTGCTCGTCTACGCTACCGGCATTCGGGAAGGCGGACGAACAGATGGCCGACAGATCGGCACGCTGGGCGTCTATTTCGACTGGCAGAACCAGGGACAGGCGATTGTCGACAAGGAGGCCAACCTACCGCCACAGGTCGCCGAAAAGACCGTGGTGATGCTGCTCGACGGCAAGAAACGCGTCATCGCCTGCAGCGATCCGAAATTGATGTTCTCGCATTTCGCGCTCGCCAATCCCGAGGGCATGACGCGGGGCAGCTATTACGACAATAATGGCGCCATCGTCGCTTACGCAAAGACCCTCGGCTATGAAGACTATGATGGACTTGGATGGTATGGTGTCGTCGTGCAGCAAACGGAAGCCGACGATGCGATCAAGGCGGCCTTCAATCTGAAATGA
- a CDS encoding PAS domain-containing sensor histidine kinase has protein sequence MVDVRRATAADGRLRVNFDGLKSWHSGVTDRAGVRAETVSRRFPKAEHILKRVIPVLIVSFLMVVAASHFFGMMMEHGRMTAAARRATSLSIAAASAAFSNDASLFQIGDRSGAEKKLATYLPQDRLDTGAFVLLVQASGRVFGSSAAGSAYIGLTISDFFPEVSAIRSFGDHAGVIETMIDGAPFYAAISLIGDKGDFVLSAASMEQIDKLWRDELTLNVTLFAGISSILLVILYAYYTQVKRARDADEIFLESNLRVETALSRGRCGLWDFDFASREFFWSRSMYDMLGLPAADRPLSFTDAARMMHPDDNSLHVLARSVTRGTAGQVDQILRIRHAKGHYVWMRARAQVIRTNSGHVHMIGIAMDVTEQHRLAQRYAEADQRLADAIECTSEAFVLWDKNDRLVMCNAHFQQAYGLPDNVLVPGTERAVVNAAAARPVIERRIVDPGRSSHSQTTEVQLADERWLQINERRTRDGGLVSVGTDITQLKRNQERLRDSERRLMATINDLSASRQILERQKAELSTANTNYLAEKERAEAANKAKSEFLANMSHELRTPLNAILGFSEILQDQMFGPLGSAKYNEYAKDIHDSGKHLLNVINDILDMSKIEAGHLKLSCERIDLAPLIEECLRFTSIPAAYKNILVEQRISSGIKLTADRRAMKQILLNLLSNAVKFTNDGGRIAVRTRKVGDAVMLTIADTGIGIPKSALSKIGQPFEQVQNQYAKSKGGSGLGLAISRSLTTLHHGRMRIRSREGIGTLIAIRIPDHG, from the coding sequence ATGGTGGACGTGCGGCGGGCAACCGCGGCCGATGGGCGGCTGCGTGTTAATTTCGACGGTCTGAAATCCTGGCATAGCGGTGTTACCGATCGAGCGGGCGTACGGGCGGAAACGGTTTCGCGCCGTTTTCCGAAGGCCGAACATATCCTGAAACGGGTAATTCCCGTCCTCATCGTCTCCTTTCTGATGGTGGTCGCCGCGTCGCATTTCTTCGGCATGATGATGGAGCATGGGCGGATGACCGCGGCTGCGCGCCGGGCGACATCGCTTTCCATCGCCGCCGCTTCGGCGGCCTTTTCCAACGATGCCAGCCTGTTCCAGATCGGCGACCGAAGCGGCGCGGAAAAGAAACTTGCGACTTACCTTCCGCAGGACCGGCTCGACACCGGCGCATTCGTCCTTCTCGTGCAGGCGAGCGGCCGTGTCTTCGGGTCGTCTGCCGCCGGCTCCGCCTATATCGGCTTGACCATCTCCGATTTCTTCCCCGAAGTGTCAGCCATCCGAAGTTTCGGCGACCATGCCGGCGTGATCGAGACGATGATCGACGGAGCGCCCTTCTACGCGGCGATTTCCTTGATCGGAGACAAGGGCGATTTCGTCCTGTCGGCCGCCTCGATGGAGCAGATCGACAAGCTCTGGCGCGATGAGCTGACGCTGAATGTCACGCTTTTTGCCGGCATTTCCTCGATCCTGCTCGTCATCCTCTATGCCTATTACACCCAGGTGAAACGGGCACGCGATGCCGACGAGATCTTCCTCGAGTCCAATCTGCGCGTCGAGACCGCGCTGTCACGCGGGCGCTGCGGTCTCTGGGATTTTGATTTCGCCAGCCGCGAATTCTTCTGGTCGCGATCGATGTACGACATGCTCGGCCTGCCGGCCGCCGACCGGCCGCTCTCCTTCACCGACGCGGCCCGGATGATGCACCCCGATGATAACAGCCTGCATGTGCTGGCCCGATCGGTCACCCGCGGCACTGCCGGCCAGGTGGATCAGATCCTGCGCATTCGTCATGCCAAAGGACATTATGTCTGGATGCGTGCCCGCGCCCAGGTCATCCGCACCAATTCCGGTCATGTCCACATGATCGGCATCGCCATGGACGTCACCGAACAACATCGGCTGGCGCAGCGCTATGCCGAGGCCGACCAACGTCTGGCCGATGCGATCGAATGCACTTCGGAAGCTTTCGTGCTTTGGGACAAGAACGACCGCCTAGTCATGTGCAACGCCCATTTCCAGCAAGCTTACGGTCTTCCGGACAATGTGCTGGTGCCGGGCACCGAACGCGCCGTGGTCAACGCAGCCGCGGCCCGCCCGGTCATCGAGCGGCGCATTGTCGATCCCGGCCGCTCCAGCCACTCGCAAACGACGGAAGTGCAGCTTGCCGACGAGCGCTGGCTGCAGATCAACGAACGCCGCACCCGCGACGGCGGCCTCGTTTCCGTCGGCACCGACATCACCCAGTTGAAGCGCAACCAGGAGCGCCTGCGCGATTCCGAACGCCGGTTGATGGCGACGATCAACGATCTTTCCGCCTCGCGACAGATCCTCGAGCGGCAAAAGGCGGAGCTTTCGACCGCCAACACCAATTACCTCGCAGAAAAGGAACGCGCCGAAGCCGCCAATAAGGCCAAATCGGAATTCCTCGCGAACATGTCGCACGAACTGCGCACGCCGCTCAACGCCATTCTCGGCTTCTCCGAAATCCTGCAGGATCAGATGTTCGGTCCGCTGGGCTCGGCGAAATACAATGAATATGCCAAGGATATCCACGACAGCGGCAAGCATCTGCTGAACGTCATCAACGACATTCTCGACATGTCGAAGATCGAGGCGGGGCACCTCAAGCTCTCCTGCGAGCGGATCGATCTTGCGCCGTTGATCGAGGAGTGCCTGCGCTTCACCTCCATTCCGGCTGCCTACAAAAACATCCTTGTCGAACAGCGTATCTCCTCCGGCATCAAGCTGACGGCAGATCGCCGCGCCATGAAGCAAATCCTGCTCAATCTTCTTTCCAATGCCGTCAAGTTCACCAATGACGGCGGCCGCATCGCGGTGCGCACGCGCAAGGTCGGGGACGCGGTGATGTTAACGATCGCCGACACCGGCATCGGCATCCCGAAGTCGGCGCTGAGCAAGATCGGTCAGCCGTTCGAGCAAGTGCAGAACCAATATGCCAAGAGCAAGGGAGGCTCGGGCCTTGGCCTCGCCATTTCCCGGTCGCTGACGACACTGCATCACGGCCGCATGCGCATCCGCTCACGCGAAGGCATCGGCACCTTGATTGCCATTCGCATTCCCGATCACGGCTGA
- the pepN gene encoding aminopeptidase N: protein MRTDTGQIVHLADYRPTDFVLERVDLTFDLHPTETKVEARLIFHRREGTDTKAPLVLDGDELTLSGLLLDQIEVPAGQFEATAESLTVRDLPESVPFELTITTVINPEANTQLMGLYRTGGIYCTQCEAEGFRRITYFPDRPDVLAPYTVNIIADKAANPLLLSNGNFLGGAGYGEGKHFAAWFDPHPKPSYLFALVAGDLGVVEDTFVTMSGREVALKIYVEHGKEPRAAYAMDALKRSMKWDEERFGREYDLDIFMIVAVSDFNMGAMENKGLNVFNDKYVLADPEIATDADYANIEAIIAHEYFHNWTGNRITCRDWFQLCLKEGLTVYRDHEYSADQRSRPVKRIAEVRHLKSEQFPEDSGPLAHPVRPTKYREINNFYTTTVYEKGSEVTRMIATLLGRDLFKKGMDLYFDRHDGQAVTIEDFIKCFEDASGRDLTQFSLWYHQAGTPLVTASGTYDAGAKTFALSLEQMVPATPGQPNKEPMHIPLRTALFAADGTLLTPTSVTGAELTDDVLHLTTRAQTAVFHGIPSRPVLSLNRSFSTPINLQFSQSAKDLALIAHYETDHFARWQALIDLGLPNLLQAARDTRQGIPVTCDAAFIDALLAAASDESLEPAFRAQALALPSEADIARELGGNNDPDAIHTGRQAILALVAEAGKEIFASLYDNMQTPGPFSPDAASAGRRALRNAALTYLSQSDNAPARAKAAFDAANNMTDLSAALTILAHRFPETAEAKAALETFHDRFTGNALVIDKWFAIQAAIPGAATLERIQGLMETPLFKRTNPNRMRALVGTFAFANPTGFGRADGAGYRFLAEQILDIDQRNPQLAARILTSMRSWRLLEPVRADHARSALMQIERAANLSTDVRDIVDRILKE from the coding sequence ATGCGAACAGACACCGGCCAGATCGTCCATCTGGCAGATTACCGTCCCACCGACTTCGTTCTGGAACGCGTGGACCTCACCTTCGATCTACACCCGACCGAAACCAAGGTCGAAGCGCGGCTGATCTTTCATCGCCGCGAGGGCACCGACACCAAGGCGCCGCTAGTGCTCGACGGCGACGAGCTCACCCTTTCGGGACTGCTGCTCGACCAGATCGAAGTTCCGGCCGGGCAATTCGAGGCGACGGCGGAAAGCCTGACTGTCCGCGACCTGCCGGAAAGCGTGCCTTTCGAGCTGACGATCACGACGGTCATCAACCCCGAAGCCAACACGCAGTTGATGGGACTTTACCGCACAGGCGGCATCTATTGCACCCAATGCGAGGCCGAGGGCTTCCGCCGCATCACCTATTTCCCGGATCGCCCCGACGTACTTGCTCCCTATACGGTCAACATCATCGCGGATAAAGCGGCCAATCCGCTGCTGTTGTCGAACGGCAATTTTCTCGGCGGGGCCGGTTATGGCGAAGGCAAGCATTTCGCCGCCTGGTTTGATCCGCATCCGAAGCCCAGCTATCTCTTCGCACTTGTCGCCGGCGATCTCGGCGTGGTCGAGGATACGTTCGTCACGATGTCCGGCCGTGAAGTGGCGCTGAAGATCTATGTCGAGCATGGCAAAGAGCCACGCGCGGCCTATGCCATGGATGCGCTGAAGCGCTCGATGAAATGGGATGAGGAGCGGTTCGGTCGCGAATACGATCTCGACATTTTCATGATCGTCGCCGTCTCCGATTTCAACATGGGGGCGATGGAGAACAAGGGCCTCAACGTCTTCAACGACAAATACGTGCTGGCCGATCCGGAAATCGCCACCGATGCCGACTATGCCAATATCGAGGCGATCATCGCGCATGAATATTTCCACAATTGGACCGGCAATCGCATCACCTGCCGCGACTGGTTCCAGCTCTGCCTCAAGGAAGGCCTGACGGTCTATCGCGATCACGAATATTCCGCCGATCAGCGCTCGCGGCCGGTCAAGCGCATCGCCGAAGTCCGTCATCTGAAATCGGAGCAGTTTCCGGAGGACAGCGGCCCGCTTGCCCATCCGGTTCGCCCGACCAAATATCGTGAGATCAACAACTTCTACACGACGACAGTCTACGAGAAGGGCAGCGAAGTCACCCGCATGATCGCCACCCTCCTCGGCCGCGATCTGTTCAAGAAGGGAATGGACCTCTATTTCGACCGTCACGACGGCCAGGCGGTGACGATCGAGGATTTCATCAAATGTTTCGAAGATGCGAGCGGCCGCGACCTGACGCAGTTCTCGCTCTGGTACCATCAGGCCGGCACGCCGCTGGTAACCGCCTCCGGCACCTACGACGCCGGCGCCAAGACCTTCGCACTGTCGCTTGAACAGATGGTGCCGGCCACTCCCGGCCAGCCGAACAAGGAACCCATGCATATCCCGCTGCGCACGGCGCTTTTCGCCGCGGATGGGACGTTGTTGACGCCGACATCGGTGACCGGAGCGGAACTGACCGACGACGTCCTGCACCTGACTACGCGGGCGCAGACGGCAGTCTTCCACGGCATTCCCTCGCGGCCGGTGCTGTCGTTGAACCGCAGCTTCTCGACACCGATCAATCTGCAATTCAGCCAGAGCGCCAAGGACTTGGCGCTGATCGCTCATTATGAAACCGACCATTTCGCACGCTGGCAGGCGCTGATCGACCTTGGCCTGCCGAACCTGCTGCAGGCCGCCCGCGATACACGCCAAGGCATCCCTGTCACTTGCGACGCCGCATTCATCGATGCGCTTCTGGCGGCGGCAAGCGACGAGAGCCTGGAGCCAGCCTTCCGCGCTCAGGCGCTGGCTTTGCCGAGCGAAGCCGACATTGCCCGCGAACTTGGCGGCAATAACGATCCGGACGCAATCCATACCGGCCGTCAGGCGATCCTCGCGCTGGTCGCCGAAGCCGGAAAAGAAATCTTCGCTTCACTCTATGACAACATGCAGACACCGGGACCCTTCAGCCCGGATGCCGCAAGCGCCGGACGCAGAGCATTGCGGAATGCCGCGCTCACCTATCTGTCGCAGTCGGACAATGCGCCGGCTCGCGCCAAAGCGGCCTTTGATGCGGCGAACAACATGACCGATCTCAGTGCCGCCCTGACGATCCTCGCCCACCGGTTTCCGGAGACGGCGGAGGCCAAGGCGGCGCTCGAGACCTTCCATGATCGCTTCACCGGAAACGCGCTGGTCATCGACAAATGGTTCGCCATCCAGGCGGCTATTCCGGGCGCGGCGACCTTGGAGCGCATCCAGGGCCTGATGGAAACGCCGCTTTTCAAGCGCACCAATCCCAACCGCATGCGCGCTCTCGTCGGCACCTTCGCCTTTGCCAATCCGACCGGCTTCGGTCGTGCGGATGGAGCCGGCTATCGCTTCCTCGCAGAGCAAATCCTCGATATCGACCAGCGCAACCCTCAGTTGGCGGCACGCATTCTGACCTCCATGCGTTCCTGGCGCTTGCTGGAACCCGTTCGTGCCGATCACGCCCGCTCCGCTCTGATGCAAATCGAACGCGCCGCCAACCTTTCGACGGATGTTCGCGATATTGTGGATCGCATCCTCAAGGAGTGA
- a CDS encoding MFS transporter codes for MLASLVSIASLMLSTLLMMFGYGLMNFVVPIRSVAEGWSTFTISVIATGYTFGFTISCIITPRFVQRVGHVRVFGALISLLSIGILLCALMVDWRAWLAFRCISGFGIAGAYLIIESWLNERVTNDNRATIFSVYMITCLVGSIGGQYLVPLGDPSNTSLFILCGVIFALAMLPTALSTAKSPTPIHQAKFDLPKLYRLSPIAFVGSLLSGALSGTWSSLGGVYTQNVGMNTAEGATLLACVLAGGAVSQMPIGRISDQMDRRYVMIVCGVIGILACVTMTLFNAHGQLTLYVAGFFIGTVLYPIYALNVAHANDRAAPDEYVTISSGIMLLYGLGTVSGPLVGGAMMQLAGPSGLLWFLALAFALYAGYAGWRIAMRKPNEGRIEKTDFQSIPLPVRGGEPTGRRMQSTAD; via the coding sequence ATGCTGGCCAGCCTCGTCTCGATCGCCAGTCTGATGTTGTCAACGCTGTTGATGATGTTCGGCTATGGCTTGATGAACTTCGTCGTGCCGATCCGCTCCGTGGCGGAAGGCTGGTCGACCTTCACCATTTCGGTGATCGCCACCGGCTACACTTTCGGCTTCACCATATCCTGCATCATCACACCGCGTTTCGTGCAGCGGGTCGGACATGTGCGCGTATTCGGCGCCTTGATCTCGCTGCTCAGTATCGGCATTCTGCTGTGCGCATTGATGGTCGATTGGCGCGCCTGGCTGGCCTTCCGCTGCATCAGCGGCTTCGGCATCGCCGGCGCCTATCTCATCATCGAAAGCTGGTTGAACGAGCGGGTCACCAACGATAACCGCGCGACCATCTTCTCGGTCTATATGATCACCTGCCTGGTCGGCTCGATCGGTGGACAATATCTGGTACCGCTCGGCGATCCCAGCAATACCTCCCTCTTCATCCTGTGCGGCGTTATTTTCGCGCTGGCGATGCTGCCGACGGCGTTATCGACCGCGAAATCGCCGACGCCGATCCATCAGGCCAAGTTCGACCTGCCGAAACTTTACCGGCTGTCGCCGATCGCCTTCGTCGGCTCGCTGCTGTCGGGCGCCCTCTCCGGCACCTGGAGCAGCCTTGGCGGCGTCTATACCCAGAATGTCGGCATGAACACGGCCGAGGGTGCGACGTTGCTCGCCTGCGTGCTCGCCGGCGGTGCCGTGTCGCAAATGCCGATCGGCCGCATATCAGACCAGATGGACCGCCGCTACGTAATGATCGTCTGCGGTGTTATCGGCATCCTTGCCTGCGTCACCATGACGTTGTTCAACGCGCATGGGCAATTGACGCTCTATGTCGCCGGCTTCTTCATCGGCACCGTGCTCTATCCGATCTACGCACTCAATGTCGCTCATGCCAACGACCGTGCGGCGCCGGATGAATATGTCACCATTTCCAGCGGTATCATGCTGCTCTACGGACTGGGCACGGTCTCCGGACCGCTGGTCGGCGGCGCGATGATGCAACTCGCCGGCCCATCCGGCCTTCTCTGGTTCCTGGCCCTCGCCTTTGCGCTCTATGCCGGCTATGCGGGGTGGCGCATCGCCATGCGCAAGCCGAACGAAGGACGCATCGAAAAGACGGACTTCCAGTCTATACCCCTGCCCGTCCGGGGCGGCGAACCGACGGGGCGCCGGATGCAGTCTACAGCCGACTGA
- a CDS encoding Hsp70 family protein — protein MARALGFDFGTTNTVLALADGPATQSVAFTSVAGTADSMRTALSFMKDPGLGAAALKVEAGHAAIRQFIDNPGDCRFLQSIKTFAASALFQGTLVFAKRHTFEDLMEIFVRRLRAYAGDAWPTDVGRIVTGRPVHFAGANPDASLATARYNAALARFGFPEIHYVYEPVAAAFYFAQHLKTDATVLVADFGGGTTDYSLIRFETHGGKLTATPIGHSGVGIAGDHFDFRMIDNIVSPAIGKGSLFKSFDKLLEVPTSYYANFGRWNQLSIFKTSREYADLKTLVRSSLEPEKLETFIELVEHDEGYPLYQAVSATKMALSAEEEAEFNFPPLGKAGRRTVRRSDFESWIADDLSRIEGALDDVLATTNTLPGSIDKVFLTGGTSFVPAVRRIFTERFGQERIETGGELLSIAHGLALIGERDDISQWTA, from the coding sequence ATGGCTCGAGCGCTTGGTTTCGACTTCGGCACAACGAACACGGTTTTGGCGCTCGCCGATGGCCCGGCGACACAATCGGTCGCCTTCACCAGTGTCGCCGGCACCGCCGACAGCATGCGCACGGCCCTGTCCTTCATGAAGGATCCGGGACTGGGTGCTGCGGCGCTGAAGGTCGAGGCTGGGCATGCTGCCATCCGGCAGTTCATCGACAATCCCGGCGATTGCCGCTTTCTGCAATCCATCAAAACCTTTGCGGCCAGTGCGCTTTTCCAGGGCACGCTGGTCTTTGCCAAGCGCCACACCTTCGAGGATCTGATGGAGATCTTCGTGCGCCGGCTGCGCGCCTATGCCGGCGATGCTTGGCCGACGGATGTCGGCCGCATCGTCACAGGACGGCCGGTGCATTTTGCTGGCGCCAACCCGGATGCATCCCTCGCCACTGCCCGATATAACGCGGCACTGGCGCGCTTCGGCTTTCCTGAAATCCATTACGTCTACGAACCTGTGGCCGCGGCTTTCTATTTCGCCCAGCATCTGAAAACGGATGCGACCGTGCTGGTGGCCGATTTCGGCGGCGGCACCACCGACTATTCGCTGATCCGCTTCGAGACCCATGGCGGAAAGCTGACGGCGACCCCGATCGGCCATTCCGGCGTCGGCATTGCCGGCGATCACTTCGACTTCCGGATGATCGACAACATCGTTTCGCCGGCGATCGGCAAAGGCAGCCTCTTCAAAAGCTTCGACAAGCTGCTGGAAGTGCCCACTTCCTATTACGCCAATTTCGGCCGCTGGAACCAGCTATCGATCTTCAAGACCTCGCGCGAATATGCCGATCTGAAGACGCTGGTGCGCAGCAGCCTGGAGCCGGAAAAGCTCGAGACCTTTATCGAGCTCGTCGAACACGATGAGGGCTATCCGCTCTATCAGGCCGTGTCGGCGACGAAGATGGCGCTTTCGGCGGAAGAGGAAGCGGAATTCAACTTCCCGCCGCTCGGCAAGGCCGGCCGCAGGACCGTGCGCCGCAGCGATTTCGAAAGCTGGATCGCCGACGATCTCTCCCGCATCGAAGGCGCGCTGGATGACGTGCTGGCGACCACCAACACATTGCCGGGGAGCATCGACAAGGTGTTCCTCACCGGCGGCACCTCTTTCGTGCCGGCGGTGCGCCGCATCTTTACCGAACGCTTCGGTCAGGAACGGATCGAAACCGGCGGCGAGCTGCTGTCGATCGCCCACGGCCTTGCCTTGATCGGCGAGCGCGATGACATCAGCCAGTGGACGGCGTGA
- a CDS encoding uracil-DNA glycosylase, translated as MISANDLTPAELAALLHFHADAGVEWLLEEEAVDRFAEFAAMKAARQGTRPAAQPRAETPPPATRPAAQPERRQAAQPVAAPMSPRSAPAIPDEQAVEQARFAAESARSLNELKTALEAFNSCNLKNSARSTIFASGSAEGRVMVIGPMPSADDDREGLPFAGRTGQLLDKMLGAIGLQRDGILLTNVIPWRPPGNRAPSAPEVEICRPFIERQIALAEPKALLLLGNFTARHFFESNETIHGLRGQWREVTIAGRTIPAIASLHPQELLTAPINKRLAWNDLLTFKSRIDAGDSD; from the coding sequence ATGATCTCCGCCAACGACCTCACTCCGGCTGAACTTGCCGCCCTTCTGCATTTTCATGCGGATGCCGGCGTCGAATGGCTGCTCGAAGAGGAGGCCGTTGATCGCTTTGCCGAATTCGCGGCGATGAAGGCCGCTCGCCAAGGCACCCGGCCAGCAGCCCAGCCGCGTGCCGAGACACCACCGCCTGCGACACGACCCGCGGCGCAGCCGGAACGTCGCCAGGCCGCGCAGCCTGTCGCTGCACCGATGTCGCCGCGAAGCGCACCCGCCATCCCCGACGAGCAGGCCGTCGAACAGGCCCGGTTCGCCGCCGAAAGCGCCCGGTCATTGAACGAACTCAAGACCGCGCTGGAAGCGTTCAATAGCTGCAATCTGAAAAACAGCGCACGCTCGACCATCTTCGCCAGCGGCAGTGCCGAAGGCCGGGTCATGGTGATCGGCCCGATGCCCAGCGCCGACGACGACCGCGAAGGCCTGCCCTTTGCCGGACGAACCGGACAATTGCTTGACAAGATGCTGGGCGCCATCGGTCTGCAGCGCGACGGCATCCTGCTCACCAATGTCATTCCGTGGCGGCCGCCAGGCAACCGTGCGCCGTCGGCGCCGGAAGTCGAGATATGCCGCCCCTTCATCGAGCGGCAGATCGCGCTCGCGGAGCCGAAAGCCCTGCTGCTGCTCGGCAATTTCACCGCTCGTCACTTCTTCGAAAGCAACGAAACTATTCACGGCCTGCGCGGACAATGGCGGGAAGTGACGATAGCCGGCCGGACGATACCGGCAATCGCCAGCCTCCACCCCCAGGAACTGTTGACTGCGCCGATCAATAAGCGCTTGGCTTGGAACGATCTTTTGACCTTCAAAAGTCGGATCGACGCCGGAGATTCGGACTAA